In the Herpetosiphonaceae bacterium genome, one interval contains:
- a CDS encoding N-6 DNA methylase, whose product MMTMAAPPLDGMVSSGLLLRAAGWVPPSTPRSAAQHPGSSRVPRQAIAQRDTIADADETQHDVIVSNPPFGGACYLPDVRPDVKAWGTKTEILCTAAILKQVRRGGRIAVILPDGMLFGSTKVLVKLRKTLVEDHALQTIISLPSDVFYPYAGVRTSILMVHAEGRTRQIRFYAGPATPQRARRARRSPAPVTIDPDAMETWETPVDALGPAYELDARRYQPQRAPAIQYDDPRVIIQRLLENQRTILQTLDELQVLLNQGC is encoded by the coding sequence ATGATGACGATGGCCGCACCACCCCTGGACGGCATGGTCAGCAGTGGGCTGCTCTTGCGCGCGGCTGGCTGGGTTCCACCGTCCACACCTCGATCCGCCGCCCAGCACCCAGGGTCCTCCCGCGTACCACGCCAGGCGATCGCCCAGCGCGACACGATCGCCGACGCTGATGAAACGCAGCATGACGTCATCGTGAGCAACCCACCGTTTGGTGGAGCGTGCTATCTGCCGGATGTCCGTCCCGACGTGAAAGCGTGGGGAACGAAAACCGAGATCCTGTGCACGGCGGCGATCTTAAAGCAGGTGCGCCGCGGTGGCCGGATCGCCGTGATTCTCCCCGACGGCATGCTGTTCGGTTCGACCAAGGTGCTGGTGAAACTCCGCAAAACCCTGGTTGAAGACCACGCGCTGCAGACGATTATTTCCCTGCCTAGCGATGTGTTTTACCCCTATGCCGGCGTGCGTACCAGCATCCTGATGGTGCACGCGGAAGGTCGCACCAGGCAGATCCGGTTCTATGCCGGTCCAGCGACGCCGCAGCGCGCGCGACGCGCACGACGATCGCCGGCTCCCGTGACGATCGATCCGGACGCGATGGAGACCTGGGAGACGCCCGTCGACGCGCTTGGTCCAGCCTACGAGCTTGATGCACGTCGCTACCAGCCGCAACGCGCACCTGCGATCCAGTACGACGATCCGCGGGTCATTATTCAGCGGTTATTGGAGAACCAACGCACGATCCTGCAGACGCTCGACGAATTGCAGGTGTTGCTGAATCAAGGTTGTTGA
- a CDS encoding sigma-70 family RNA polymerase sigma factor: protein MAVITRIPPQRISTTIALVDTPRGEANPEVPRNQSGTGAMVACGYPGCSVQKPAGRAIKMHRIKAHRLTGGHLTPIVAPSASGTHAGRDVPDGSAGAAYDTPHRTSTPALAPAGAGAAIPSEDADEPPAFYVLEPEADEIETDVGVEVDDDPLRLYLREIGQTALLTAQEEVELAKAMETGRLAQEQLADPDAHLDADTTALLRQLVQAGADARARMIQANLRLVVSIAKKYRGQGLTFLDLIQEGNIGLMRAVGKFDHTKGFKFSTYASWWIRQAVTRALAEQGRTIRLPVHMTDTMTAVNRTRAALATSLNRTPSHQDMADALGWSLDKYTTYLTRTAQPESLEKPVYASKDGDEIRLGELVADQTHAATFDQVAQAQLRADLDEILDRLPARERRVIRLRFGLDDGQHRTLEEVGELVEGLTRERIRQIEAEALRKLRHPAFGARLRDYLA, encoded by the coding sequence ATGGCTGTCATTACACGTATTCCCCCTCAAAGAATCTCAACCACGATAGCGCTGGTGGACACACCTCGCGGCGAGGCAAACCCTGAGGTGCCGCGCAACCAATCGGGTACTGGTGCCATGGTTGCGTGTGGCTATCCAGGCTGTTCCGTTCAAAAGCCAGCCGGCCGCGCCATCAAGATGCATCGGATCAAGGCGCATCGCCTGACGGGTGGTCACCTGACGCCGATCGTCGCACCGAGCGCGAGCGGAACGCACGCGGGGCGGGACGTGCCCGACGGTTCCGCCGGAGCAGCCTACGATACCCCCCACCGAACCAGCACGCCCGCGCTGGCACCCGCTGGTGCAGGCGCCGCGATCCCGTCGGAGGACGCGGACGAGCCACCCGCGTTCTACGTGCTGGAGCCGGAAGCGGACGAGATCGAGACTGATGTTGGCGTCGAGGTGGATGACGATCCGCTCCGGCTCTACCTGCGGGAGATTGGGCAGACCGCCTTGCTCACCGCGCAGGAAGAAGTCGAGCTTGCCAAGGCGATGGAGACCGGACGATTGGCCCAGGAGCAGCTTGCCGATCCGGATGCACACCTGGACGCGGACACCACAGCGCTGCTCCGGCAGCTCGTGCAGGCCGGAGCGGACGCCCGCGCGCGCATGATCCAGGCCAATCTGCGCCTCGTGGTCAGTATCGCCAAGAAATACCGTGGTCAGGGTCTCACGTTCCTGGATCTGATTCAAGAAGGCAATATCGGGCTGATGCGGGCCGTCGGCAAGTTCGATCATACCAAGGGGTTCAAGTTCTCGACCTATGCCTCGTGGTGGATTCGCCAGGCCGTGACCCGGGCCTTGGCCGAGCAGGGGCGCACGATTCGCCTGCCCGTACACATGACCGACACGATGACCGCCGTCAACCGGACCCGGGCAGCGCTCGCCACGAGCTTGAATCGCACGCCGAGCCATCAAGACATGGCGGACGCGCTCGGGTGGTCCCTCGACAAGTACACCACCTACCTGACCCGGACCGCGCAGCCGGAATCGCTGGAGAAACCCGTCTATGCCAGCAAGGACGGCGACGAGATCCGGCTCGGTGAGCTGGTCGCCGACCAAACCCATGCCGCAACCTTTGATCAGGTCGCGCAGGCCCAGTTACGGGCAGACCTCGACGAGATTCTGGATCGGCTTCCGGCGCGGGAACGCCGCGTGATTCGCCTGCGGTTTGGCCTGGACGATGGCCAACACCGCACGCTGGAAGAAGTCGGGGAGCTGGTCGAGGGCCTCACCCGCGAGCGTATCCGCCAGATCGAAGCCGAGGCGCTGCGCAAGCTCCGCCATCCCGCGTTCGGCGCCAGGCTGCGCGACTACCTGGCGTGA
- a CDS encoding phosphoadenosine phosphosulfate reductase family protein, producing the protein MSQLRTPLFRELRIPAAIEQALRQGASIAINHSGGKDSQAMEAVLCAWLASQGLLHRAFSIHCDLGRAEWVYSLPQCRRTSAAQGIPLVEVRPPNGDLLDYLERKAAAVAGTGTPFWPSKRHRWCTSLKRAACDKHFRRYPLIISAEGMRAEESRDRANKQPLALRTQITAKALQSGSIDEALAQRSGTQRVALTWLPIHDWTEADVWHACGTSLDELSHRRELWRAGDHHRAVDGWPAHRVYVMGNHRASCAICLLADQNDLRNGVRYHPELASAYLQLEATTGCTFRHGRSLASLSASVPVAGGHS; encoded by the coding sequence ATGTCTCAGCTGCGCACGCCGTTATTTCGGGAGCTTCGGATTCCTGCTGCGATCGAGCAGGCGCTGCGCCAAGGCGCCTCTATCGCGATCAATCACAGCGGCGGCAAAGACTCCCAGGCAATGGAAGCGGTGCTCTGCGCCTGGCTCGCGTCGCAGGGACTGCTCCATCGCGCGTTTAGCATCCACTGCGATCTGGGCCGTGCTGAGTGGGTCTACTCGCTCCCGCAGTGCCGCCGCACCAGTGCCGCGCAGGGTATCCCGCTGGTCGAAGTTCGCCCACCCAACGGCGATCTGCTCGATTATCTGGAGCGGAAAGCCGCGGCGGTGGCTGGCACCGGTACCCCGTTCTGGCCAAGCAAGCGGCACCGGTGGTGTACAAGCTTGAAGCGGGCAGCCTGCGACAAGCATTTCCGGCGCTACCCGCTCATCATTTCTGCCGAAGGGATGCGCGCGGAAGAGAGTCGGGACCGCGCGAACAAACAGCCACTCGCGCTGCGCACGCAGATTACGGCCAAAGCGCTCCAATCCGGGTCGATCGACGAGGCGCTCGCCCAGCGCAGCGGGACGCAGCGGGTGGCATTAACGTGGCTGCCGATCCACGACTGGACGGAAGCAGATGTCTGGCACGCCTGCGGAACAAGCCTGGATGAACTGTCCCACCGCCGCGAACTGTGGCGTGCTGGCGATCATCACCGGGCCGTTGATGGCTGGCCAGCGCATCGGGTCTATGTCATGGGCAACCACCGTGCGAGCTGCGCAATCTGCCTGCTCGCCGACCAGAATGACCTGCGCAATGGCGTCCGGTATCATCCTGAACTCGCCAGCGCCTATCTGCAGCTTGAGGCAACCACCGGCTGTACCTTTCGGCATGGTCGCTCGCTCGCGAGCCTGAGCGCCAGCGTTCCTGTCGCAGGGGGACATTCATGA
- a CDS encoding RNA ligase family protein, producing MLVGYFGGMAHTGATYEIVVEDRGGTFVVNAYTQGSIAQGTLYTGSSREDAFKALLKQADKKRKGSPRSYVTMLAGTISAYGAAAWSKSLDANGDLPLHDQLWQVGRPLTLLPSARRQYAAQGTNTTPATPAPAQPAPAPAPQAAPTAQATAHPSPPEHPAAPVSAAPAPAPVAAPATPYPVAVMLCEPAKELAIADDVARIRAMAEPFLSNPTWIATRKMEGRRAQIHVLTGGEVVMTNRSGGGVPCPAHIEALATKLPAGTSIDGELVGLTNDGQEALYVGMDATRQCFVAFDLLACPAMTSKLATRQDVRLTLLKAVIGTLGEQDVILLVESAADEAGKRAMFDRGMAAGWEGIVFRDATATYQDARTRAWTKVKFGFNTIDAVVMGIQPGKGRHTGRVGAIVCGLYEDDGTLVAIGEVGTGMTDAQRDDLQRRWDAGERDIVVTVRTERMTMNRQLNRPVLIDIRPAGDKLPTDCRFSTEVRQVAPTPQAGMSNLMCQVCGTSAAALPDAQQDGQDELAALREHAIAEHGFTAADLDQSEARESASDEPGITILTWTLPDTTIWLTGEQRLAA from the coding sequence ATGCTGGTTGGATATTTTGGGGGGATGGCCCACACCGGAGCGACCTACGAGATCGTCGTTGAGGACCGAGGCGGGACATTCGTGGTCAACGCCTACACCCAGGGCAGTATCGCCCAGGGAACGCTCTACACGGGTTCCAGCCGCGAGGACGCTTTCAAGGCGCTGCTCAAGCAGGCCGATAAGAAGCGCAAGGGCAGCCCGCGCTCGTATGTGACCATGCTGGCGGGGACGATCAGCGCCTACGGCGCGGCGGCCTGGAGCAAGAGCCTGGATGCGAACGGCGATCTGCCGCTGCACGATCAGCTCTGGCAGGTCGGTCGCCCGCTCACACTCCTGCCGTCGGCACGTCGTCAGTATGCCGCCCAGGGGACGAACACGACTCCGGCAACACCCGCGCCCGCTCAGCCAGCACCCGCTCCGGCACCCCAGGCCGCACCGACCGCCCAGGCCACAGCGCACCCCAGCCCGCCGGAACACCCCGCTGCGCCTGTTTCGGCGGCACCCGCTCCGGCACCAGTTGCTGCACCCGCCACGCCGTATCCGGTCGCGGTGATGCTCTGCGAACCAGCGAAGGAATTGGCGATCGCCGACGACGTGGCCCGCATCCGAGCGATGGCGGAACCGTTCCTGAGCAACCCGACCTGGATTGCGACCCGCAAAATGGAAGGTCGGCGCGCGCAGATTCATGTGCTGACCGGGGGCGAGGTGGTGATGACCAATCGCAGCGGCGGCGGCGTTCCGTGTCCGGCGCATATCGAGGCGCTTGCGACGAAGCTGCCTGCCGGAACATCGATCGACGGCGAACTGGTTGGCCTGACCAATGACGGGCAGGAAGCCCTCTACGTCGGCATGGACGCGACACGGCAGTGTTTTGTCGCCTTCGACCTGCTGGCCTGTCCGGCGATGACCAGCAAGCTCGCAACGCGCCAGGATGTGCGCCTGACGCTGCTGAAAGCCGTCATCGGCACGCTGGGCGAGCAAGATGTCATCCTGCTTGTCGAAAGCGCCGCCGACGAGGCGGGCAAGCGGGCGATGTTTGATCGCGGTATGGCTGCGGGGTGGGAAGGGATCGTGTTCCGCGACGCGACCGCGACCTACCAGGATGCCCGCACCCGGGCCTGGACCAAGGTGAAATTCGGGTTCAATACGATCGATGCCGTCGTCATGGGCATTCAGCCAGGGAAGGGCCGCCACACGGGCCGCGTCGGCGCGATCGTCTGTGGCTTGTATGAGGACGACGGCACGCTGGTCGCGATCGGCGAAGTCGGCACCGGGATGACCGACGCGCAGCGCGACGACCTGCAGCGCCGCTGGGATGCAGGCGAGCGCGACATCGTGGTGACGGTGCGCACCGAGCGGATGACGATGAACCGGCAGCTCAATCGTCCGGTCCTGATCGACATTCGCCCCGCGGGCGACAAGCTGCCGACGGACTGCCGCTTCTCGACCGAGGTGCGGCAGGTGGCCCCCACCCCGCAGGCGGGTATGTCCAATCTGATGTGCCAGGTCTGCGGCACGTCTGCCGCGGCGCTGCCGGATGCCCAGCAGGATGGGCAGGATGAGCTGGCAGCGCTCCGCGAACACGCCATCGCCGAGCATGGCTTCACTGCTGCGGATCTTGATCAGA